A section of the Mastomys coucha isolate ucsf_1 unplaced genomic scaffold, UCSF_Mcou_1 pScaffold15, whole genome shotgun sequence genome encodes:
- the Gpr21 gene encoding probable G-protein coupled receptor 21: protein MNSTWDGNQSSHPFCLLALGYLETVRFCLLEVLIIVFLTVLIISGNIIVIFVFHCAPVLNHHSTSYFIQTMAYADLLVGVSCLLPSLSLLYYPFPMEEAMTCQVFGFVVSVLKSISMASLACISIDRYIAITKPLTYNTLVTPWRLRLCIFLIWLYSTLVFLPSFFHWGKPGYHGDVFQWCAESWHTNSYFTLFIVMMLYAPAALIVCFTYFNIFRICQQHTKEISKRQARFSSQNGETGEPQICPDKRYAMVLFRITSVFYVLWLPYIIYFLLESSTGCSSRLASFLTTWLAISNSFCNCIIYSLSNSVFQQGLKGLSGSVCTSCASHTTAKDPYTVRSKGPPNGSHI from the coding sequence ATGAACTCCACCTGGGATGGTAATCAGAGCAGCCATCCTTTCTGTCTTCTGGCACTGGGCTACTTGGAAACTGTCAGGTTCTGTCTTTTGGAAGTGCTGATTATTGTCTTTCTAACTGTGTTGATTATTTCTGGCAACATAattgtgatttttgtgtttcactGTGCACCTGTGTTGAACCATCATTCCACAAGTTATTTTATCCAGACAATGGCCTATGCTGACCTCTTGGTTGGGGTAAGCTGCCTGCTCCCTTCCCTATCACTCCTCTACTACCCTTTTCCGATGGAGGAGGCCATGACTTGCCAAGTGTTTGGTTTTGTAGTGTCAGTTCTGAAGAGCATCTCTATGGCTTCTCTGGCCTGCATCAGCATTGATAGATATATTGCCATCACTAAGCCTTTAACCTATAATACCTTGGTTACTCCCTGGAGACTACGCCTCTGTATTTTTCTGATTTGGCTGTATTCCACCCTggtcttcctaccttccttcttccactggGGTAAACCCGGATATCATGGAGATGTATTTCAGTGGTGTGCAGAGTCCTGGCACACTAACTCCTACTTCACGCTGTTCATCGTGATGATGCTATACGCCCCAGCTGCCCTCATTGTCTGCTTCACGTATTTCAACATCTTCCGCATCTGCCAGCAGCACACAAAAGAAATCAGCAAAAGGCAAGCCCGATTCAGCAGCCAGAATGGGGAGACTGGGGAACCCCAGATCTGTCCAGATAAGCGCTATGCCATGGTCCTATTCAGAATCACCAGTGTGTTTTATGTCCTCTGGTTGCCGTACATCATCTACTTCTTGCTGGAGAGTTCTACTGGCTGCAGCAGCCGCCTTGCATCCTTCCTGACCACCTGGCTTGCTATTAGTAACAGTTTCTGCAACTGTATCATTTACAGTCTCTCCAACAGTGTTTTCCAACAAGGACTAAAGGGCCTTTCAGGGTCTGTGTGTACTTCTTGTGCAAGTCATACCACAGCCAAGGACCCTTACACAGTTAGGAGCAAAGGACCCCCTAATGGATCTCATATCTGA